In Mercurialis annua linkage group LG6, ddMerAnnu1.2, whole genome shotgun sequence, the following are encoded in one genomic region:
- the LOC126653793 gene encoding uncharacterized protein LOC126653793, with protein sequence MCRNTTKSHNRWRWCMRDHPLPYYFEAIKKLNAAGCPFDVGQFRSCILEERMRFFGTHNNEDVEPSLKSEACKDEEVVEPSLKSEACKDEEVVDTSLKFSSSDAKHIPATMPPQRQFIRRYGRAASATKLIRFLHI encoded by the exons ATGTGCAGAAATACTACTAAATcacataat CGCTGGAGATGGTGTATGCGGGACCATCCTCTTCCTTAC TATTTCGAAGCAATCAAAAAGTTGAATGCGGCTGGTTGTCCATTT GATGTAGGACAATTTAGAAGTTGTATTTTAGAAGAAAGGATGAGATTTTTTGGAACTCATAACAATGAGGATGTGGAGCCTAGTTTAAAATCTGAAGCTTGTAAAGATGAGGAGGTGGTCGAGCCTAGTTTAAAATCTGAAGCTTGCAAAGATGAGGAAGTGGTCGACACTAGTTTAAAATTTTCAAGCTCCGATGCTAAACATATCCCGGCTACAATGCCGCCACAACGACAATTTATTCGACGATATGGGAGAGCTGCATCGGCAACAAAGCTTATAAGGTTCCTTCATATCTGA